AACAGGCTTTAGCCTTATCGGAGGAAATCAACGATAAGCCAGGAATAGCTACCTACCTAATTGCCTCTGGCAACATCTTTAGAGATCAAGGCAATGGCCAACAGGGTGATGCGTGCTACAAGCGTGCACTCGCCATTGCAGTAGAAATAGAGGACAAGCAAATCGAAATAAAATGCTTAACCAACATATCCAGAAGCTATACTAGTAAGGGTATGTTCCTCAATGCAATAAAAGGACTTCAAAGAGCCAGCATTCTAGCCAAAGAGATGAACGAGAAGTCTCTTCTTTCTCGCTGCTACAACAACTTAGGCTCTATATACTCCCTTCAAGGTAACCATCCGGTTGCACTCGACTACTACCTAATGGCACTGAGAGTAAACGAAGATCTAAATGATAAATCGGGAAAACTGGGCAACCTTCTAAATATTGCTGGGGTTCAGCTGGAACAGAAAGAGTATAACGAAGCGCTAAAGAACACTAAAGAAGCCCTAAGGATTGCTGAAGAACTGAAAGACACCTTACGCAAATCGGTCTGTCTTAACAATATCGGCAATATTTACCTAAAGATGGACGATGCAAAGGCGCTAGAATACTTCGAGCAGTCGTTGGCAATATCAAAAAATAGCAACATCATACAAAACATCAATACGCTAATAAGTATCGGTGAAATTTACTGCAAGCAAAACAGCCTCTCCAAAGCCCTCGATAACTATAGGAAAGCCCTAAGCCTAGCCGAATCCATCGGGTTAAAACGAGGCATAGCCCAAGCTTGGTCTAAAATGGGAACTGTTTATTTTAAGCAAAAAAACTACAACCAAGCGTTAGAATACACGCAGAAAAGTTTGGCAATTGCCAAGAATGTCGGACTGCTAGATCTCGAGAAAGATACGCATAACCAACTATCCCGAATATATGCCGCAACCAACGACTACAAAAATGCCTACCAGCACTACACCATATACAAAACACTTAACGATAGCATCTTCAACGAGAGCAACATAAAGAAGATTGCTAATTTAGAGAGCGCCTACAAGTACAAGAAGGAAAAGCAGGCAAACGAACTGGAAAAGCAGAAAAAAGACATCGCCATAAAAAAACAACGAATTATCATCCTTACATTGGTTGTGGCTTTCATCCTCATGTGCCTTCTGTCTAGGACAATTTACCGTTCGTACAAGCTTAAAAAGCGAACTAACGCTATCCTACTCCAGCAAAAGAACGAAATTGAGGCGCTAAATGAGGAGTACATTGCACTAAACAAAAAACTAAAACAGTCGAACGATGAGCTGAGCTCGGCCAAGCAGCGGATTGAGGAGAGCAAAGAGCGCTTGCAGCTGCTTATTAAGAACTCCAACGACATCTTCGTTTTAACCGACAACAGTCGGGAGTCGTTCTTTGTGAGCGATGCTGCAAAAAGGATAACCGGGTACAATTCAAAAGAACTTCTTGGCTCGAGCGCAACCTCAATACACCCCGATGACAAGCAGGTGCTCGAGCAGCACTGGGAAAAAGTACTTACGGATAAAACGGCAGCCCATACGGTGAAGTACCGCCATAAGCACAAGCAAAATGGGTACGTGTGGCTAGAGGCCGTAGCCCAAAATTACCTTACGCATCCAGCCATCAACGCGGTAATTTCCAACATTCGCAACATCGACGAGCAGAAGAAGGCAGAAGAGGCGTTTATTGAAAAGGAGGCGCTAAAGAAAAAGCTGCTGGAGATGGAAATTGAAAAAATAAACCACGAGCTGGTAGCCA
The genomic region above belongs to Acetobacteroides hydrogenigenes and contains:
- a CDS encoding tetratricopeptide repeat protein — its product is MFNKSKVAILLLTVFFAYTVNAQKSKVDSLENILKKHYTNDTARVNILNKIAYLSYNNNSKKAKEYATQSGKLSDQLGYKKGKASSLWLTGLSYLGSDKKISLTYFQQALALSEEINDKPGIATYLIASGNIFRDQGNGQQGDACYKRALAIAVEIEDKQIEIKCLTNISRSYTSKGMFLNAIKGLQRASILAKEMNEKSLLSRCYNNLGSIYSLQGNHPVALDYYLMALRVNEDLNDKSGKLGNLLNIAGVQLEQKEYNEALKNTKEALRIAEELKDTLRKSVCLNNIGNIYLKMDDAKALEYFEQSLAISKNSNIIQNINTLISIGEIYCKQNSLSKALDNYRKALSLAESIGLKRGIAQAWSKMGTVYFKQKNYNQALEYTQKSLAIAKNVGLLDLEKDTHNQLSRIYAATNDYKNAYQHYTIYKTLNDSIFNESNIKKIANLESAYKYKKEKQANELEKQKKDIAIKKQRIIILTLVVAFILMCLLSRTIYRSYKLKKRTNAILLQQKNEIEALNEEYIALNKKLKQSNDELSSAKQRIEESKERLQLLIKNSNDIFVLTDNSRESFFVSDAAKRITGYNSKELLGSSATSIHPDDKQVLEQHWEKVLTDKTAAHTVKYRHKHKQNGYVWLEAVAQNYLTHPAINAVISNIRNIDEQKKAEEAFIEKEALKKKLLEMEIEKINHELVANQKAMTAATLKLVQNSERDSRSIKMLEDIEKNTNEEGKKSVRSLIADYKLQSYNSNWNEFELLFEKVHHSFHDKLNEQFPELTPNERKLCVFLKLNMSNKQIAQITFQSEEALKKARLRLRKKLNIDRDTNLVAFIQNI